One Gigantopelta aegis isolate Gae_Host chromosome 1, Gae_host_genome, whole genome shotgun sequence genomic region harbors:
- the LOC121384567 gene encoding carcinoembryonic antigen-related cell adhesion molecule 5-like: MWIRTYCYGQWTMKNVSGYSAVINSPTQITLTIQSFNPAVDDGEWICRDGPTGEGQTTCIMTVQHGPDSVRFISQPPDNIREGRSLTVKCAADCNPPCHYSWTLNNEQISSGSVLNLTDINRTQAGVYNCTVTNSFIPQSKSKQFTLRVYYPPSEAPVISGTVFPVFEGDVISLHCSTTGGNPKPTLTWSCSGGSTSCSNTDSGETRTCTISFTANRRQNNVDCVCTPSWQYGGYTESKSRKMIVYYSPSTPSMTSNPPQPWLEDRSASLICSLPSRDEGNPEASFHWIRNNNDIEHTGFNYTFTPSKEDNGDEYKCTAGNLFTDRDGQSRPESRPVQLNVYYSARVTISSDKHTRVERGKLLILRCSADSNPATPTLEWTRGRTRVVDGPVLQIAAFRDSDQGEYTCSTTTVSARYGSLTGSASVIVTDMVLRQAQPALLSLVSRSLLFIETLQLCLLDMVLRQAQPALLSL, from the exons ATGTGGATAAGGACTTACTGTTATGGGCAGtggaccatgaaaa ATGTGTCTGGTTACAGCGCTGTTATCAACTCACCTACACAGATTACTCTCACCATTCAGTCTTTCAACCCTGCAGTAGATGATGGAGAGTGGATCTGTCGTGATGGACCAACGGGTGAAGGCCAAACTACTTGTATCATGACTGTACAAC ATGGTCCAGACAGCGTTCGGTTTATTTCTCAGCCACCTGATAACATCAGAGAAGGAAGGAGTTTGACTGTGAAATGTGCTGCAGACTGTAATCCACCATGCCACTACTCCTGGACATTGAATAATGAACAAATCTCATCAGGCTCCGTGTTAAACCTGACAGACATCAACAGAACGCAGGCAGGAGTGTACAACTGTACAGTGACCAACTCATTTATACCACAGTCTAAAAGTAAACAGTTTACGCTGAGAGTTTACT atccACCCAGTGAAGCTCCAGTTATTTCAGGAACAGTATTTCCTGTGTTTGAGGGTGATGTCATATCACTGCACTGTTCTACAACAGGTGGAAACCCGAAACCAACTCTGACTTGGTCCTGTTCTGGAGGATCTACTTCTTGTTCTAACACTGACAGTGGAGAAACCAGAACCTGTACAATATCATTTACAGCCAACAGACGTCAGAATAACGTAGACTGTGTGTGTACTCCATCCTGGCAGTACGGTGGATACACTGAGAGTAAATCCAGGAAGATGATTGTTTACT ATTCTCCTAGCACACCAAGTATGACGTCAAATCCTCCGCAGCCATGGCTTGAAGACAGATCAGCGTCACTGATATGTTCTTTACCTAGCAGAGATGAAGGAAACCCAGAGGCTTCCTTTCACTGGATTAGAAATAACAATGATATAGAACATACAGGATTCAACTACACGTTCACACCATCAAAGGAAGACAACGGAGACGAGTACAAGTGTACAGCTGGGAATCTCTTCACAGACAGAGACGGACAATCTAGACCTGAGTCCAGACCAGTGCAGCTCAATGTTTACT ATTCCGCACGGGTGACGATATCCTCAGATAAACACACAAGAGTAGAGCGGGGGAAACTGCTCATATTACGCTGTTCCGCTGACAGTAACCCAGCCACCCCTACGCTCGAGTGGACTCGCGGCAGGACACGTGTAGTTGATGGTCCTGTGTTACAGATTGCTGCGTTCCGAGACTCTGACCAAGGAGAGTACACGTGTTCAACGACAACTGTGTCCGCTCGATATGGTTCTCTGACAGGCTCAGCCAGCGTTATTGTCACTG ATATGGTTCTCCGACAGGCTCAGCCAGCGTTATTGTCACTGGTGAGTAGATCTTTGTTATTTATTGAGACACTTCAACTGTGTCTGCTAGATATGGTTCTCCGACAGGCTCAGCCAGCGTTATTGTCACTG